A genomic segment from Gopherus flavomarginatus isolate rGopFla2 unplaced genomic scaffold, rGopFla2.mat.asm mat_scaffold_60_arrow_ctg1, whole genome shotgun sequence encodes:
- the LOC127042566 gene encoding gastrula zinc finger protein XlCGF71.1-like: MFEGRKNFNWSSSLIRHYRNHIGEKPYTCSECGKCFSYSSALSIHQRIHMGDKPSECGKCFMDRSALITHQIIHTGERPYKCSECGKSFNKSSNLITHRRIHTGEKPYGCSDCGKHFIDHSTLISHQIIHTGEMPFTCSECAKCFSYSSALTPHQRIHTGAKPYGCSECRKSFNQSSNLTTHQRTHTESEQSFLRQLLLLLLPAI; this comes from the coding sequence ATGTTTGAGGGCAGGAAAAACTTCAATTGGAGCTCAAGCCTTATTAGACATTATAGAAACCACATAGGAGAAAAACCCTACACATGCTCcgagtgtgggaaatgcttcagttATAGCTCAGCCCTTAGCATACATCAGAGAATTCACATGGGTGACAAACCCTcagagtgtgggaaatgcttcatGGATCGTTCAGCCCTCATCACACATCAaataatccacacaggagagagaccctacaagTGCtccgagtgcgggaaaagcttcaataaGAGCTCAAATCTTATCACACATAGGAGAATTCACACAGGTGAAAAACCATATGGATGCTCTGACTGTGGAAAACACTTCATTGATCATTCAACCCTCATCTCACATCagataatccacacaggagagatgcccttcacatgctctgagtgcgcaAAATGCTTCAGTTATAGCTCAGCCCTTACCCCACATCAAAGGATTCACACAGGTGCCAAACCCTATGGATGCTCtgagtgcaggaaaagcttcaatcagagctcaaACCTTACCACACATCAAAGGACCCACACAG